In Shewanella sp. VB17, a single genomic region encodes these proteins:
- a CDS encoding transposase, with protein sequence MTSARRTLIDAESTPFYHIINRCVRRAYLCGEDKLTGKSYEHRRGWIVDKIKALSNIFCIDICAYAVMNNHYHLVLNIDMDKAKSLSHREIITRWCQITKGHDVATKYMNGDALIEGERILLDGLLTEWHERLSSISWFMRCLNEEIARRSNREDECKGAFWEGRFKSQALLDEQALLACMMYVDLNPIRAGIADTLQASDYTSIQERINTLNTPDKDTKPNDDTSELTSSERLNPLVQFDGAAHLAPQSGIPFNFCDYLQLIDWTGRAIRPDKRGFIDSSRPKLLDELGISSDVWITSAKEFRRQYSGISGRWDAMCAFKRQHHSGQWCKGKASSDALHPSP encoded by the coding sequence ATGACGTCAGCTAGAAGAACCCTCATTGATGCAGAATCAACGCCGTTTTATCACATAATAAATCGTTGTGTAAGAAGGGCCTACCTATGTGGGGAAGATAAGCTCACTGGGAAAAGTTATGAGCATCGTCGCGGCTGGATTGTCGATAAAATCAAAGCGCTTTCGAACATATTTTGTATTGATATATGCGCTTATGCGGTAATGAACAATCACTACCATTTAGTACTTAACATTGACATGGATAAAGCCAAGTCTTTGAGCCACCGTGAAATAATTACCCGATGGTGCCAGATTACCAAGGGCCATGATGTAGCCACTAAATACATGAATGGTGACGCTTTGATTGAAGGAGAGCGAATACTTCTTGATGGTTTACTGACTGAGTGGCACGAGCGTTTATCTAGCATATCCTGGTTTATGCGCTGCCTAAACGAAGAGATTGCCCGTAGGTCCAACCGTGAAGATGAGTGTAAAGGGGCTTTCTGGGAAGGGCGCTTTAAGTCACAAGCTCTACTTGATGAACAAGCACTACTCGCCTGCATGATGTATGTTGATTTAAACCCTATTAGAGCGGGAATTGCCGACACACTGCAAGCTTCTGATTATACGTCTATTCAGGAGCGCATTAACACGCTAAACACACCTGATAAAGACACTAAACCAAATGATGATACATCAGAACTCACCTCGAGTGAGCGACTCAACCCCCTTGTCCAATTTGATGGTGCTGCTCATTTAGCACCTCAATCAGGGATCCCATTTAATTTCTGTGATTATTTACAACTTATCGATTGGACTGGCAGAGCAATTAGGCCAGACAAAAGAGGGTTCATCGACTCAAGTCGTCCTAAATTACTTGATGAACTTGGTATCTCATCCGATGTCTGGATCACCTCAGCAAAAGAGTTTCGCCGCCAATACAGTGGTATTAGTGGTCGCTGGGATGCCATGTGTGCCTTCAAAAGACAGCATCACAGTGGTCAATGGTGCAAAGGTAAGGCCAGTAGCGATGCACTTCACCCCTCGCCTTAG